Proteins from a genomic interval of Rhodococcoides fascians A25f:
- a CDS encoding NtaA/DmoA family FMN-dependent monooxygenase (This protein belongs to a clade of FMN-dependent monooxygenases, within a broader family of flavin-dependent oxidoreductases, the luciferase-like monooxygenase (LMM) family, some of whose members use coenzyme F420 rather than FMN.): protein MSERRRTLKTVTGVSGGTDIYDAAVDSTKSTLDQALEVARIAEANKIDALFAADLLSFGSQGAIGAQEPLIYLAALAAVTSDVGLIATVTTTFHHPFNLARLFGTLDHVSNGRAAWNAVTSSLGEENYSDLDLPSPEERYARATESLEVVNKLFDSWKPGALTPGPNGAELDATLVERIDHRGKYFTVQGPLNIPALPQRRPVQFQAGQSAGGIELGARFAEVVFTSLATLEDAVTYTKAVRTRAAELGRGDQLPLIFSSFHATYGASEAEVARIVREAEDATDFEAGRIRLEDMLGGGVDLSEVPLDQPIPESVLPDPSSVNRRRGRVEIFGKLAAQGKTLRELIIASKDTGHWAAAGTPEQLADAIQERYDAGVLDVISVGGLTDPRTGDFVLNGLFPELRKRGILGTDYIGGTFRENVELPPLPPFESA from the coding sequence ATGAGCGAGCGTCGTCGCACACTGAAGACCGTCACCGGCGTCAGTGGTGGAACCGATATCTACGACGCGGCAGTCGATTCCACCAAGTCCACTCTCGATCAGGCGCTCGAGGTTGCCAGAATTGCGGAGGCCAACAAGATCGATGCGCTCTTCGCGGCCGACCTGCTGAGCTTCGGGTCGCAAGGTGCTATCGGCGCCCAAGAACCGTTGATCTATCTGGCCGCGCTGGCTGCGGTCACCTCGGATGTCGGGCTGATCGCGACCGTCACCACGACGTTCCATCATCCGTTCAACCTGGCGAGGCTCTTCGGGACGCTCGACCATGTCAGCAACGGCCGCGCCGCGTGGAATGCCGTCACCTCGTCGCTGGGGGAGGAGAACTACAGCGACCTGGACCTACCGAGCCCGGAGGAGCGGTATGCACGCGCCACCGAGTCGCTCGAGGTGGTGAACAAGTTGTTCGACAGCTGGAAGCCCGGCGCATTGACGCCGGGGCCGAACGGTGCCGAGTTGGATGCCACGCTGGTGGAGCGCATCGACCATCGGGGCAAGTACTTTACCGTCCAGGGTCCGCTGAACATTCCTGCGTTGCCGCAGCGTCGACCGGTACAGTTCCAGGCCGGGCAGTCTGCAGGCGGGATCGAGTTGGGTGCCCGATTCGCGGAGGTGGTGTTCACCTCGCTCGCGACCCTCGAAGACGCCGTCACCTACACCAAGGCCGTGAGAACCCGGGCCGCCGAACTGGGCCGCGGCGACCAACTGCCCCTGATCTTCAGTTCCTTCCACGCCACCTACGGCGCATCGGAAGCCGAGGTGGCGCGGATCGTTCGCGAGGCCGAGGATGCGACCGACTTCGAGGCCGGAAGAATACGGCTCGAAGACATGCTCGGTGGTGGCGTCGATCTGTCCGAGGTGCCACTGGACCAGCCGATCCCGGAGTCGGTGTTGCCCGACCCGTCCTCGGTCAACCGTCGACGCGGCCGAGTGGAGATCTTCGGCAAACTGGCGGCGCAGGGAAAGACGCTGCGTGAGTTGATCATCGCGTCGAAGGACACCGGCCACTGGGCAGCGGCGGGAACCCCCGAGCAACTGGCCGACGCCATCCAGGAACGCTACGACGCGGGGGTTCTCGACGTCATCTCCGTCGGGGGCCTGACCGACCCACGGACCGGAGACTTCGTTCTCAACGGACTGTTCCCGGAACTGCGCAAACGGGGCATCCTCGGCACCGATTACATCGGCGGAACCTTCCGCGAAAATGTCGAACTTCCTCCCTTGCCACCATTCGAATCAGCGTGA